Genomic DNA from alpha proteobacterium U9-1i:
GAGAACATCGCATTGCGACGCGTGACCGGCGCCGCAGGTGCTACATTTGGCCGACGACGGGCACGAGAGCGCCAGTGATCGCGCGCGCTTCTGAGCTGGCGAGGAACAGCATCACGGCGGCCAAATCTTCCGGCGTCACCCATTTCGAGCAATCCGCGTCTGGCATGTCCTTGCGGTTGGCGGGGGTGTCGATGATCGAGGGCAGTACGGCGTTGACGGTGACGCCCTTTCCTTTCAGCTCTTCGGCAAGGCTTTCGGTGAGGCGCATCACGCCGCTTTTCGACGCCGCGTACGCGCCCATGCCGGCGCCGGCCTTTAGTGCGCCCATCGCCCCGACATTGACGATACGACCGTCGCCGCTGGCGAGGAGATGGGGCAAAGCTGCTTTGCAGGCGGTGGCGGCGGTTTTTGTGTTGAGATTGTAGAGCGCGTCCCAAATCGCGAGGTCACCGCCCTCAAGCGTTTGCCAGCGGAAGCCGCCGGCGATGTTCAGCAAAGCGTCAAGCCGACCCGTCTTGGCCTTCGCTTCGTCCATCGCCTTTGACGCCGATGCGATGTCGGTGAGATCGACGTGGCCGAGGCGAAGGCCGGGGCCTTCAGGCAGGCCGGCGACATCAATCAGAACCACATTGGCCCCGCGCGCCGCGGCTACGCGGCCGACAGCGCTGCCAAGCGCCCCGCCGCCGCCGGTTATGACGATTGTCTTGCCGTTCACTTCATCCTCGCTTGCCGTCAGCATTTAGGGCCTCGGCGCGTTGTCGGAAACGCTGGGCGCGTGAAAAAGATGGGCGCAACTCGCCAGGCGCCGCATCGACGGACGTCGCCAGCCCGGCTATAGCGGCGCTTGCACGACATTCAGGGGCGCGCCCCGAAGTGCATGACCAGGGCATGACCGCGCAAGTTCTTGAAATTGCCTATGCAGATCCGCTGGACGCGTGCTGGACGCTGCGCGATCGGCCGATGACCTTGCTGCTACACGGCAGCGGCGCGCACCCGTTGGCGCGCTGGACTTATGTCGCGCTTGATCCGGTGAAGGTGATCTTAAGCGACGCCACCAACGGCGTCGCCGCGCTCGCGGAGGCGCGCGCTTGGCTTTTGCCGCGCATGCACGCGCTTCCGGACGGCGCACCGCCGTTCGCGGGCGGCGTGGCGGGGTTGTTCGGCTATGAGATGGGCGGTGCGTTCGGCGCGGGGCGCGCCTCGACGCACAAAACCGCCGCGCCCGATCTCGCGCTTGGCTGCTACGATATGGTCGCGGCGTTCGATCATCAGACGCGGCGTGCGTTTGTTGTGGCGCCGACGCGCGCGCGTGCGGAGGCGCTGGCGGACTTGCTATCGCGTGGAGGTGGCCGCGGCCGGGAAACTGGCGCGGGATACGTTGCGGCGACGACGACGCGCACTGCGTTTGAGGCGGCGGTCGCTGAGACGGTAGAGCGCATTCGTAACGGCGACCTGTATCAAGCGAACCTTTCGCGCCGCTACAACGGCGTGCTGGCGGCGGACGATCATCCCTACGCGCTGTTCCAGCGGCTCTGCCGGCAGAGTGCTGCTCCATTTTGCGCCTATATGCGCTTGGACGATCACGCGATCGTCTCGAATTCGCCGGAGCGTTTTCTTTCGGTAACGCGGCGCGACGCGAGCTTGGTGGCGTCCACCAAACCGATCAAGGGCACGCGCCCGCGCGGCGCCACGGCCGACGAAGACAAACGCAACGCCGAGTCTTTGCTCGCCAGCGAGAAGGATCGCGCTGAAAATTTGATGATCGTCGATCTGATGCGCAACGACCTGTCGAAGACGTGCATCCCCGGCAGCGTGCGCGCGCCGCACTTGTTCGCGCTGGAGAGCTTCGCCAACGTGCATCACCTCGTCTCCGAAGTTGAAGGGCGCTTGCGTCCGGACATAAGCGCGTTTGATCTGTTTGCAGGTGCGTTTCCGCCGGGGTCGATTACAGGCGCCCCGAAGCATCAGGCGATGAAGGTGATCGATGCGTACGAACAGGCCGCTCGCGGCGCGTATTGCGGCGCGCTGGCTTGGTTTGGTTTCGACGGGGCGATGGATTCAAGCGTGTTGATCCGCACCGCGACCTGCGCGTTCGGCGAAAGCGCGACGCGGATAACGTTCAATGTCGGCGCCGGCATTGTCGCGGAATCCGACCCCGCCGAAGAAGCGCTCGAGACGATCGCCAAGGCGGCAAGCCTGAAGCGCGCCATCAGCGGCGGCTTGGATGGCGGGGCATTGGAATGATTGTTTGGCGCGATGGAACCTGGATTGCGGACGCGCAACTCGATCGCGGAGCGAGCTTGGGCGACGGCTTGTTTGAGACGATGCTGTGGCGCGATGGCCATGCCGTTCGGTTGGAGCGGCACGTGGCGCGCATGAGCGCAAGCGTCGCGGCGTTGCACCTCCCCGCCATCCAACTCCCGACGGACATCGGCGCCCTGCTTGCTGAACTCGTGGAGCGCAATGGCCTGAAGGACGAGCGCGCGGCGCTCAATCTGCGTTATGCCGTCCAAGGCGCGCGCGGGCTGGAGCGTGACGGGGTGAACGCGATTTTTTCCGCGCGCGCGGGGCCGGCCCCGGCGCCGCGCGACACGGTGACGCTCGCAAGCGTTGCGGTCCGCCGCAACGAGACGGCGCCAAGCACGCGCCACAAAACGCTTTCCTACATCGATCAGATCGAGGCGCGCCGCCAAGCACGCGCGCTGGGCGCCGAAGAAGCTGCCCAACTGAACATGGCCGGCGCACTCGCGGGCGCCGGCGCAGGCAATCTCATTCTCATCCTCGGCGGGCGCGCGCTGACACCGCCAGTCCGCGATGGGGCTCTGCCCGGAACCGTACGCGCCGCGCTGTTGGAGTGCGGCCTCATCGAAGAGGCAACGCTGACGGCCGCCGATTGCGCGCAGGCGAGCAGCGCCGCTGTGACCAACGCGCTTTTCGGCGTTCGCGCGGTGACCGAATGGGACCGCCGCACGCTGGCGCCGCACGCAGCATTCGCCGCGATGCGCAAGGCGCTGGAAGATTAAGCCCGCGTCGACGGCTGGCGCTTGTTCGGTGCGCGGCGGTGTATAGAGATGGCGCCCATGATTGACCTCGTTCCTGGCTCGGTGTCGCTTTCGGATTGGCGCGCGATTTATCGCGGCGGCGATCTCTCGCTTTCCACACGCGCGCACGCTGCGATCACCGCGAGCGCGGCGGCAGTCGCGCGCATTCTTGATCGCGGTGAGGCCGTTTACGGGATCAATACCGGCTTTGGAAAACTGGCGAGCGTGCGGATAGACAACGACGACCTCGCGCAATTGCAGCGTAACATCGTTTTGAGCCACGCTGCCGGCGTTGGCCCGGCGATGCCAGCCGACGTGACGCGCCTGATGATGGCGCTGAAGCTCGCGAGCTTGGCGCGTGGCGCCTCGGGCGTGCGGCTGGACACGGTGTTGTTGTTGGAGGCGATGCTGCGGCGTGGCGTCGTGCCTGTGATACCCGCGCAAGGGTCCGTTGGCGCTTCCGGCGATCTGGCGCCGCTCTCGCACCTCGCCTGCGCGATGATGGGCGTCGGAGAAGCGTTGCATGAAGGCGAACGCGTCGGCGCAACGGACGCATTGGCGCGCGCGGGCCTCAAACCGATTGCGTTCGGGTCGAAGGAAGGCTTGGCGTTGCTCAACGGCACGCAATTCTCAACGGCCTACGCGTTGGCCGGCTTGTTCGAGGCGGAATTGCTGTTCCAATCCGCGCTGCTGACCGGCGCGCTGTCGACGGAAGCGGCGAAAGGCGCTGATACGCCGTTCGATGCGCGCATCCATGCTTTGCGCGGCCATCGTGGGCAGATCGAAACGGCGAATGCGCTGCGTGGCTTGATGGCGGGCTCAGCCATTCGCGCCTCGCACCTGAGCGACGATCCACGCGTGCAGGACCCGTATTGTTTGCGCTGCCAGCCGCAAGTGATGGGCGCCGCGCTCGATCTATTGCGACAAGCGGCGACGACACTCGCCATCGAAGCCAATGCCGTGTCGGACAATCCGCTGATCTTCGCCGACACGGACGAAGCGTTGTCGGGGGGCAATTTCCACGCTGAACCTGTGGCGTTCGCGGCCGACATGATCGCGTTGGCGCTGTGTGAGATGGGCTCTATCGCGGAGCGGCGCATCGCAATGCTGGTTGATCCAGCGCTCTCGGGCCTGCCGGCGTTTCTCACGCCGAAACCCGGACTGAATTCGG
This window encodes:
- a CDS encoding dehydrogenases; amino-acid sequence: MLTASEDEVNGKTIVITGGGGALGSAVGRVAAARGANVVLIDVAGLPEGPGLRLGHVDLTDIASASKAMDEAKAKTGRLDALLNIAGGFRWQTLEGGDLAIWDALYNLNTKTAATACKAALPHLLASGDGRIVNVGAMGALKAGAGMGAYAASKSGVMRLTESLAEELKGKGVTVNAVLPSIIDTPANRKDMPDADCSKWVTPEDLAAVMLFLASSEARAITGALVPVVGQM
- a CDS encoding para-aminobenzoate synthase aminase component; the encoded protein is MHDQGMTAQVLEIAYADPLDACWTLRDRPMTLLLHGSGAHPLARWTYVALDPVKVILSDATNGVAALAEARAWLLPRMHALPDGAPPFAGGVAGLFGYEMGGAFGAGRASTHKTAAPDLALGCYDMVAAFDHQTRRAFVVAPTRARAEALADLLSRGGGRGRETGAGYVAATTTRTAFEAAVAETVERIRNGDLYQANLSRRYNGVLAADDHPYALFQRLCRQSAAPFCAYMRLDDHAIVSNSPERFLSVTRRDASLVASTKPIKGTRPRGATADEDKRNAESLLASEKDRAENLMIVDLMRNDLSKTCIPGSVRAPHLFALESFANVHHLVSEVEGRLRPDISAFDLFAGAFPPGSITGAPKHQAMKVIDAYEQAARGAYCGALAWFGFDGAMDSSVLIRTATCAFGESATRITFNVGAGIVAESDPAEEALETIAKAASLKRAISGGLDGGALE
- a CDS encoding aminodeoxychorismate lyase; the protein is MIVWRDGTWIADAQLDRGASLGDGLFETMLWRDGHAVRLERHVARMSASVAALHLPAIQLPTDIGALLAELVERNGLKDERAALNLRYAVQGARGLERDGVNAIFSARAGPAPAPRDTVTLASVAVRRNETAPSTRHKTLSYIDQIEARRQARALGAEEAAQLNMAGALAGAGAGNLILILGGRALTPPVRDGALPGTVRAALLECGLIEEATLTAADCAQASSAAVTNALFGVRAVTEWDRRTLAPHAAFAAMRKALED
- a CDS encoding histidine ammonia-lyase; translated protein: MAPMIDLVPGSVSLSDWRAIYRGGDLSLSTRAHAAITASAAAVARILDRGEAVYGINTGFGKLASVRIDNDDLAQLQRNIVLSHAAGVGPAMPADVTRLMMALKLASLARGASGVRLDTVLLLEAMLRRGVVPVIPAQGSVGASGDLAPLSHLACAMMGVGEALHEGERVGATDALARAGLKPIAFGSKEGLALLNGTQFSTAYALAGLFEAELLFQSALLTGALSTEAAKGADTPFDARIHALRGHRGQIETANALRGLMAGSAIRASHLSDDPRVQDPYCLRCQPQVMGAALDLLRQAATTLAIEANAVSDNPLIFADTDEALSGGNFHAEPVAFAADMIALALCEMGSIAERRIAMLVDPALSGLPAFLTPKPGLNSGFMIPQVTAAALVSENKQRAYPASVDSIPTSANQEDHVSMAAHGARRLAAMAENVANVVGIEYLAAAQGCDFHAPLTSSATLEAARRLLRADVPTLTDDRYFASDIAAATRLVETGRLAALASLPSLVGEYA